Proteins from a single region of Flavobacterium sp. YJ01:
- the yiaA gene encoding inner membrane protein YiaA codes for MEPLKSNELNNNSESKDARLNNGSSPLKPSAAFVGASWMTLLIGMTSYCIGLYNSAMAYNEKGYYFTILLFGLFSVISVQKSVRDRLEGIPVTDLYYSISWFSTIASIVLLIIGLWNADLLLSEKGFFGMSFVLGLFSALAVQKNTRDLKQFESANI; via the coding sequence ATGGAACCGCTAAAATCAAATGAATTAAACAACAATTCAGAATCAAAAGATGCAAGATTAAATAATGGAAGTAGTCCTTTAAAACCAAGTGCGGCTTTTGTCGGCGCATCTTGGATGACATTACTTATAGGGATGACCTCATATTGTATCGGACTTTATAATTCTGCAATGGCTTACAATGAAAAAGGATATTATTTTACGATTCTCCTTTTCGGACTTTTCTCTGTAATATCTGTACAAAAAAGTGTTAGAGATAGGCTAGAAGGTATACCTGTAACCGATTTATATTACAGTATAAGCTGGTTTAGTACCATAGCTTCGATCGTATTGCTGATCATTGGTCTTTGGAACGCTGATTTATTACTTAGCGAAAAAGGATTTTTCGGAATGTCTTTCGTACTCGGACTTTTTTCTGCTCTTGCTGTACAAAAAAACACCAGAGATTTGAAGCAATTTGAATCGGCTAATATATAG